In Gordonia sp. SL306, the genomic window ACCCGTCGTCGTCGATGTATCCGAGATCGCCACTGCGAAACCACCCGTCCACGAACGACTCTGCGGTCGCCTCGGGGTTGCGCCAGTACCCCTTGGCGACCTGCGGTGAACGGAAACACAGCTGGCCGGTCTCCCCGACCCCGAGCGGCTCGCCTGCCGGTCCCTCCACACGCAGGTCCGCGGTGGGATTGAGACGCCCGACACTGTCGGGGTGGGCCGTGTACTCGTCCCCGACGTTGCTCACCATCGCCGACGTCGTCTCGGTGAGCCCGTAGCCGTTCACGATCTGGACCGATTCGCCGAGCACCTCGCGCACCAGTCGTGGCAGCTCCGGAGGGACGTTCGCGGCTCCACAGGTGAACGACGCGGCCAGCCCGTTGAACTCCTTTGCGCGCGGGTGCTCGAGGAACTCCCGAGCCATCGTCGGCACCCCACCCAGGCCACTGACCTGTTCTTCGTGGGCCCGGCGGATGAAGTCCTCGACATCCCATTTGGGCAGCAGCACAGTCTTGCTGCCGCCCATGGCGCTGCCGACGATCGCCGCGATGCCACCGATGTGGAAGAGCGGCGCGACCATGATCCCGGCCATCTGACCGGACCGTGGCGGCGACTGGCGACCGGAGACGAGGACCTCGCGGAGCGCCATGAACCCCATGTTCATCACATTGGTGATGATGCCGCGATGGGTGATCACCACCCCTTTGGGTCGTCCGGTGGTGCCCGACGTGTACAGGATCGCCGCGACGTCGTCGGTCCCGACAACGGCGAAATCGTCGCTGCCCAACGGGCCTCCGTGGATGAGGTCGTCGAACGCGACCTCACCCCGATGACCCGCACCGTCGGGCCGGACACCGATGATCGGAACCGACAGGTCACCGAGGGCGACGAGACGGTCGACTCGCTCGGCATCTGCGATGATCACGGCCGGGTCCGCCTCGGTGATCGCCGAACCGAGCTCCGGCCCCTTCCACCACGAGTTCATCGGGACCGCAACGGCCCCGAGCACCACCGATGCCCACCAGCTGGTGACGAACTCGGGGAAGTTCCGCATGACGATGGCCACCCGATCTCCCTGGCGCACGCCGAAGTCCCGGGCCAAGCGTGCGGCGAGCGAGCGTGCCTGCGCACGCACATCGCGGACCGTCAGCCGATCGTCTTCATGGACGAGATGTGTCGTGTCGTCGTGTGCCCGCATCGCCTCGAAGATCTCGATGAGGGTCCCGGGGATGTTCGCGTACGCGCGAACGGGGTGGCCGTCGATGATCACCTCGGTGGTCTCGAACGGGGCCCCGGGCCTCATCAAGCCCTCGAGCGCAGGGTCATCGGCGTAGTCGGCGGAGTAGGTACCGGCAGTCGGGCTGAGCGTCACGGTAGGCCTCAGACCGCGATGCCGAGGAAATCGAGGACATTGGTACGCATGATCTGATCGACCTCCTGATCGTCGAATTCGCCGAGTCCGTTCTCGAAATCGGTGGGTTCACTCAGGCCTTCACCGTGCGGCCAATCCGAACCGAACATGACACGCTCGACCCCGATGAGGTCGGCCAGCGCCCCGATGTCTTCTTCGTAGTACGGCGAGACCCACACGTGCCTGCGCAGCGTGTCGAGCGGGTCCTCGACGAACACCCACGGAGTTTGGTTGGCCTGCTTACGAAGTCGCTTGAGCAGCAGCGCGAGCCAGTCGGAGCCGTTCTCGATACTCGCTACACGCAGCGTGGGGTGCCGCTCGAAGACCCCACCGACGACGAGGGAGGCGACCGTGTCGTGGATGGCGCGGTCGGAGACGACGATGGTGGCGAGGACACTCGGATTGCGGAACGGGACGAAACGGTCGGGGCCACCCCATGCCCGCGCGACCGTGCCGTTGTAACCACTGTCACTGAGGTGGAAGGCGACCGCGATGTCGGCCTCGGCGAGTCGGGCCCAGACCTTGTCGAACACCTTGTCGCCCAATGATCTGCCGGTGCCGTGTCCGGCCGGCACCGGCGCCGGCCGGACATAGACCACTTTCACATCGCGTTCGACGAGGCGATCGATCTCCCGCACGGCCTCGTCGGGATCCGCGAACGACAGCATGGGTGCCGCGAAGATGCGCCCCTGATATGCGTACCCCCACTCGTCGTCGAGCCATCGGTTGAAAGCGGTGATACTCGCCATCAAGGCCGGGATGTCGTCCTTGAGCGCCTCCTCGACCCCGCAGGCGAGCGTCGGCAGCAGGATGGCGGCCGACATCTTCTGCCGCGAGATCGTGTCGATCCGGACATCACGGTCCTGGTAGGCGGGGTGGAGCGGTTCCACCTCCATCAGAGTTCGCGGGTCGGTTCCGTCCGGGACCTGACCCCGGAAGATCAGATCCAGACAACCCGGCACGACGACCGGATCGAAGGTCGGGTTGGGCACGAACTCGAAGAGGGTTCCGCCGGCCAGGAGTTCGGTGTGGGTGCCACGACTGATCACCTCGATGCCACGGTGCGTGAACGCGGGGTCCAGATGCCGCGTGAACGCATCGATCGTCTCGTAATAGTGGTTGTCGCAGTCGACCGGTCGGTCGTACGTGACGCCGGCCCCACTGATTCGCGTTCGGGAATCGACCTGCATTCTCCCCGCCTCCTCATAATCTCCGGCCGGCACTGCCGACCACATTACGGGTCAGCTTACTGTTGGTCTAACTGTATTTGTCGCCGTATCGTCGGACCCGACGCGATCACGTTGCCGAGCCGACCTCAGTCGGCTGCCGGCAGCGGGATGCTCAGAGGGCGAAGGAGTACCCGCCGTTGACCGGGATCGTCTGCCCGGTGATCCACGAACCCTGATCGCCGGCGAGGAGAACCGCGAGATGCGCGAGGTCGTCGGGAGTTCCGGGCCGCCGGATCTGATAGTTCTGCAGCACCGCCTTGGCACGTGGCGAATCGGGATCGTCCCAGAGCGCCTCGGTGAGCGGGGTGCGCATCGTGCCGAGCGCGACGCTGTTCACGGTGATCCCGTGGCGTCCACCTTCCATCGCGATCGATCGCATGAACCCCGCCGCGCCGGCCTTCGCCGCCGCGTACACGGCGCTGTTGCGATCACCGGTGCGTGCCGCGTCGGAGACGATGGTGATGATGCGGCCCCACCGCCGGACGATCATGTCCGGCAGCACCGCATGCGTACAGTGCATCACGCCGTAGAGATTGACCTGGATGAACGGCTCCCAGTCGACCGGATCGGTCTCGTCGAAGCGACGACCCACCGTGAACTGGCCCGCACCGGCGTTGCCGGCATTGTTCACCAGGATGTCGATCGTCCCCGACGCGGCGACCGCATCCGCGACGGCATGGTGATCGGTCACGTCGAACGGAACCGCGGTGGCCGCGCCACCCGCGGACCGGATCTCGTCGACCACGGCATCTGCGCGCTCCCGACCGAGGTCGTTCACCAGCACCTCGGCCCCCGCATCGGCGAAGGCCAGGGCCAGCCCTCTGCCCACGCCCTGCCCGGCCCCGGTTATCAGAGCCCGTCGACCGTCCAATTGCAGATCTATTGCCACCGTCGACAACATAGTATGGATTTCGGTGGTCGATCAACCCTCGATGTTCGCACCCACCAACGCGATACACGCGGCGACCGCCGGCTCGACGATGGTGTGCAGCGAGCGATCCTCCTCCAGTGCCGAGGCCGCGAGTTCACGGATGCCACCCCAGATCATCACACCGATCTCGCGGCTCATCGGGGCGATACCCGCGGCGCGCATCTGCGGATTGTCGGTCAACGGCACCAGCACATCGATCAGCGACTCCATCGCCTCGACCTGCACGCGCCGCGCCGACTCGCCGAGTGCCGGCAGCTCACGAATCCAGCTCCACGCGATCTCCGGATGCTCGTCGGTGACGGACACGTACACCTCGACGGCCTGCCGGATCTGCGTTCGCCACTCGGCGGCCGGGTCGACCGCACCGGCGATCGCCCCGACCATGCTGTCGTTGGTCGTCTGCAACAGGTCGACGAAACACGCCTGCTTGTCACTGAATTCCTGATAGAAGGACCGGCGGGACGTGCGGGCCACCCGCACCACATCGGCGACCGTGGTCGCCCGATATCCGTGCTCCATCAGGCACATGGCCATGGCATCGAGCAGGCGTTGCCGCAGCGGTGACACCCGTTCGCCGCCGGCGCCGGTTGAACCCGTCGCGGCGTCGGCCACCGTCGGCGCCGCCTGGGACACAGCTGCATCGGACACCCTCCAACCATACGGCGCCACCCCTTGCGGCAACGCGGAACGCGAGCGTACCGTCGGACCGGTACGCCGC contains:
- a CDS encoding class I adenylate-forming enzyme family protein; this translates as MTLSPTAGTYSADYADDPALEGLMRPGAPFETTEVIIDGHPVRAYANIPGTLIEIFEAMRAHDDTTHLVHEDDRLTVRDVRAQARSLAARLARDFGVRQGDRVAIVMRNFPEFVTSWWASVVLGAVAVPMNSWWKGPELGSAITEADPAVIIADAERVDRLVALGDLSVPIIGVRPDGAGHRGEVAFDDLIHGGPLGSDDFAVVGTDDVAAILYTSGTTGRPKGVVITHRGIITNVMNMGFMALREVLVSGRQSPPRSGQMAGIMVAPLFHIGGIAAIVGSAMGGSKTVLLPKWDVEDFIRRAHEEQVSGLGGVPTMAREFLEHPRAKEFNGLAASFTCGAANVPPELPRLVREVLGESVQIVNGYGLTETTSAMVSNVGDEYTAHPDSVGRLNPTADLRVEGPAGEPLGVGETGQLCFRSPQVAKGYWRNPEATAESFVDGWFRSGDLGYIDDDGFVYVVDRVKDVIIRGGENVYCAEVEAVLYEHPDVLDVAAVGVPDRVMGERVCAVVVPRPGTTPDLAELRTFADVRLATFKCPEALYLTSDMPRTATGKVAKKVLKTQVLADTDAVIRVR
- a CDS encoding amidohydrolase family protein, whose product is MQVDSRTRISGAGVTYDRPVDCDNHYYETIDAFTRHLDPAFTHRGIEVISRGTHTELLAGGTLFEFVPNPTFDPVVVPGCLDLIFRGQVPDGTDPRTLMEVEPLHPAYQDRDVRIDTISRQKMSAAILLPTLACGVEEALKDDIPALMASITAFNRWLDDEWGYAYQGRIFAAPMLSFADPDEAVREIDRLVERDVKVVYVRPAPVPAGHGTGRSLGDKVFDKVWARLAEADIAVAFHLSDSGYNGTVARAWGGPDRFVPFRNPSVLATIVVSDRAIHDTVASLVVGGVFERHPTLRVASIENGSDWLALLLKRLRKQANQTPWVFVEDPLDTLRRHVWVSPYYEEDIGALADLIGVERVMFGSDWPHGEGLSEPTDFENGLGEFDDQEVDQIMRTNVLDFLGIAV
- a CDS encoding SDR family NAD(P)-dependent oxidoreductase, which translates into the protein MAIDLQLDGRRALITGAGQGVGRGLALAFADAGAEVLVNDLGRERADAVVDEIRSAGGAATAVPFDVTDHHAVADAVAASGTIDILVNNAGNAGAGQFTVGRRFDETDPVDWEPFIQVNLYGVMHCTHAVLPDMIVRRWGRIITIVSDAARTGDRNSAVYAAAKAGAAGFMRSIAMEGGRHGITVNSVALGTMRTPLTEALWDDPDSPRAKAVLQNYQIRRPGTPDDLAHLAVLLAGDQGSWITGQTIPVNGGYSFAL
- a CDS encoding TetR/AcrR family transcriptional regulator, which gives rise to MSDAAVSQAAPTVADAATGSTGAGGERVSPLRQRLLDAMAMCLMEHGYRATTVADVVRVARTSRRSFYQEFSDKQACFVDLLQTTNDSMVGAIAGAVDPAAEWRTQIRQAVEVYVSVTDEHPEIAWSWIRELPALGESARRVQVEAMESLIDVLVPLTDNPQMRAAGIAPMSREIGVMIWGGIRELAASALEEDRSLHTIVEPAVAACIALVGANIEG